One region of Bdellovibrio bacteriovorus genomic DNA includes:
- a CDS encoding sulfotransferase domain-containing protein: MKKFVDVSGVGNSGKTAVSDILREFDSYYIPEHSFEFDLFRLPGGLLDLKHHLCEDWSPVRSHYAINAFLRVVDLIGPSPRRLNIFQTMSVTGNRYDLRFKGTFTPEAKKFVKSLVLGEYLAYWPYDFLTYGVLQRFWSKLLLKSGFRLRARSWVQLVDGENFSEKVSSFINKLFESTVDSNVRTIFFNNAFEAFNPVRSLDILKNSKSIIVIRDPRDIYVSGINAHALKSEDIKLQAGENDGINKSFLATDDLELFIRRYRTYMQHLYSGSDSRVLILQYENLVTKYDHCLEQIIEFLGEDKKNHIEKGRYFDPRKSSVHVGKWKAFSDQEIIRSIEKELPEYLWND, encoded by the coding sequence ATGAAAAAATTTGTAGATGTCTCTGGCGTAGGGAATTCAGGAAAAACGGCGGTCTCAGATATTCTGCGAGAGTTTGACTCATACTATATTCCAGAGCACTCGTTTGAGTTTGATCTTTTTCGATTGCCCGGGGGCCTTCTCGATCTTAAACATCATTTGTGTGAAGATTGGTCGCCGGTAAGATCCCATTATGCTATCAATGCTTTTTTGCGCGTGGTGGACTTAATAGGTCCAAGTCCTAGAAGGCTCAATATTTTTCAAACCATGTCAGTCACTGGCAATCGCTATGACCTGCGATTCAAAGGCACCTTTACTCCCGAAGCGAAGAAGTTTGTAAAAAGCTTGGTCCTTGGAGAGTATCTTGCATATTGGCCCTATGATTTCTTGACCTATGGTGTGTTGCAAAGATTTTGGAGTAAGTTATTGCTCAAGTCTGGATTCAGGCTTCGGGCGCGAAGCTGGGTCCAGCTTGTTGATGGAGAAAACTTCTCTGAAAAGGTAAGTTCGTTCATCAATAAGTTATTTGAAAGTACCGTAGATAGCAACGTCAGGACTATTTTTTTTAATAATGCTTTTGAAGCGTTTAATCCTGTTAGATCTTTGGATATTTTAAAAAATTCTAAGTCCATCATTGTGATTCGTGATCCCCGAGACATTTATGTTTCCGGAATTAACGCCCACGCCTTGAAGTCGGAAGATATCAAGCTTCAAGCCGGTGAAAATGACGGAATTAATAAATCTTTTTTGGCGACGGATGATTTAGAACTATTCATTAGGCGCTACCGGACGTACATGCAGCATCTTTACTCGGGAAGCGACTCTAGAGTCTTGATTCTACAGTATGAAAACCTGGTCACTAAATATGATCATTGCCTTGAGCAGATCATCGAATTTTTAGGAGAAGATAAAAAAAATCATATCGAAAAGGGGCGTTACTTTGATCCACGAAAGTCTTCTGTGCACGTAGGAAAGTGGAAAGCCTTTTCGGATCAAGAAATAATTCGTTCCATTGAAAAGGAATTGCCGGAATACCTGTGGAACGATTAA
- a CDS encoding oligosaccharide flippase family protein codes for MKRPLKELFLHFFVYGIGSVAQSAVTFLLLPLLTNKLSTADFGVFSLIQMCGAIAATIFYFGISSALSRSYFDYELEKDRNIVFSTSFYLIVLGAILQVMCGFFFRNHLSEYLFGTAQWGDHIFWTLTGTAIAFVNQIFYNYMRFVKWSRIVSISGVLTLLLNIGISYFLLVYSSMGVMAPIMGALFSSLIIFIYLLYVCRGVLVAQINRPEIKILIMFGIPNMLASVAAMVMEWSNRFFLNKYLSVEDAGVYTVGARAASIISIILIAPFAQVWNPIMMENRTNEGKGAMFTKVTTYYMTIGVVGIIFCSLFFVEFLHAIIPKPDYYRGIQLTPILMLGVLINGLNNIVSAGLFYERKMQYLVYVYGVVAIVSTILNASLIPYFGYSAAAWAALLTYTLVPLLTYAVSKRFQAIDFEVKKVFLGVILCLCVVSFIGYLDFIPLLYRLLLKTSIFIGCVFFVWIFVFDSSEKSEVSKILRLRRIGDAHK; via the coding sequence TTGAAGAGGCCCCTTAAAGAACTATTTTTACATTTTTTTGTATATGGCATTGGAAGTGTCGCCCAATCGGCGGTAACTTTTTTGTTATTACCACTTCTTACTAACAAACTATCGACTGCAGATTTTGGTGTTTTCTCACTTATCCAAATGTGTGGCGCCATAGCTGCGACCATTTTCTATTTCGGAATTTCATCGGCACTGTCGCGTTCTTATTTCGATTACGAGCTGGAAAAAGATAGAAATATTGTATTTAGCACGTCATTTTACCTAATTGTTTTGGGTGCCATCTTGCAAGTGATGTGTGGCTTCTTCTTTAGGAATCATCTTTCAGAATATCTTTTTGGGACTGCTCAGTGGGGCGATCACATCTTTTGGACTTTGACCGGGACTGCCATCGCGTTTGTAAACCAAATATTTTACAACTATATGCGTTTTGTGAAGTGGTCGCGAATCGTTTCAATATCTGGGGTTCTGACTCTATTGTTGAATATCGGGATATCTTATTTTTTATTGGTTTACTCATCAATGGGTGTCATGGCGCCGATTATGGGTGCTCTGTTTTCAAGTCTGATCATTTTTATATATCTTCTGTACGTTTGCAGGGGCGTACTGGTCGCACAGATAAATCGACCGGAAATTAAGATCCTCATAATGTTTGGGATTCCTAATATGTTAGCCAGCGTAGCGGCTATGGTTATGGAATGGTCAAATCGATTTTTTTTGAACAAGTATTTATCAGTAGAAGATGCGGGCGTTTACACCGTTGGCGCTCGAGCGGCTTCGATTATTTCAATTATTTTGATCGCTCCTTTTGCTCAGGTCTGGAACCCTATTATGATGGAAAATCGTACTAACGAGGGAAAAGGCGCTATGTTTACTAAGGTTACTACCTACTACATGACTATAGGTGTGGTAGGGATTATTTTTTGCTCATTATTTTTCGTTGAGTTCCTTCATGCCATTATACCTAAGCCTGATTATTACCGGGGAATACAGCTGACTCCGATTTTAATGTTAGGAGTTCTGATCAATGGTCTAAATAATATTGTGTCGGCGGGTTTGTTTTACGAGCGTAAAATGCAATATTTGGTCTATGTCTACGGCGTCGTTGCAATAGTCAGTACAATTTTGAATGCCTCACTGATTCCTTATTTTGGATATAGCGCTGCCGCCTGGGCGGCACTGCTGACCTATACTTTGGTGCCTTTGTTGACCTATGCTGTTTCAAAGCGTTTTCAGGCAATTGATTTTGAAGTCAAAAAAGTTTTTTTAGGAGTCATTCTTTGCCTTTGTGTTGTCTCATTTATAGGTTACCTGGATTTTATTCCTCTGCTTTATCGATTGCTTCTTAAAACTTCTATCTTTATCGGTTGTGTTTTTTTCGTATGGATTTTTGTTTTTGATTCTTCGGAAAAATCAGAAGTTTCAAAAATTTTGCGTTTGAGAAGGATTGGCGACGCGCACAAATAA
- a CDS encoding O-antigen ligase family protein — translation MSLGSKFYKNLEAAFPQASDWIISWSFLYLSGLVLFVLGFSLPYSVTAFSIYSIALITWGAFCVWRFGVRASLEQSLFAWICFFLFFPKQRMRADGPEALFNLGFSKNLFEIGFYQILEFLIFFALTSSLVRLVLKNRSYILPTAVKFMLLVIGLIVVKSFIQVGFSALKFPFPLQAVLETLPFFYIMVLILAVYLSIKRSSQIDFIAAIFVFLGSVLLVEYVLVKFNFLPIAVYKYTFNYRNGFKSGLMANDLEAGLFLIACASSALYYYFSKKKPIFLFLFISSSFLMVETLNRAHWVPFLTALVILGVLQRRFKELVACVLIFAGVIFPISERTSNMAPPGVEKIWLARSNGGPDAFIQEHYVYAHGRLASTESFKERIGAVYRGVDLFLNFPILGVGPGNVPRYMSDSQIPTKVNIDTLDTQSGLAFYNLIKSGAHVTNTHNLYAYFLAEHGMNFVLLVVALLLFFKSEMYKSLSKIVKDRDSISMSLLIAPLAFLGYYMFQATPPSSILLFFLWILLFIGKVQAVRNSESKT, via the coding sequence ATGTCTTTGGGAAGCAAGTTCTATAAAAACCTCGAAGCCGCATTCCCGCAAGCCTCAGATTGGATTATTTCCTGGTCTTTTCTATATCTGTCTGGGCTGGTTCTTTTTGTATTAGGTTTTTCTTTGCCATACTCCGTAACAGCCTTTTCAATTTATTCGATCGCGTTGATAACGTGGGGAGCATTTTGCGTCTGGCGTTTTGGTGTTAGAGCTTCGCTAGAACAGTCCTTGTTTGCATGGATTTGTTTTTTCCTTTTTTTTCCGAAGCAAAGGATGAGGGCTGATGGACCTGAAGCTCTATTTAACTTGGGATTTAGTAAAAACTTGTTTGAGATAGGATTCTATCAAATCCTTGAATTTTTGATTTTTTTTGCGCTTACCAGTTCTTTGGTGCGGTTGGTTCTGAAAAACAGATCTTACATTCTGCCAACTGCGGTAAAGTTTATGTTGTTGGTTATTGGCCTCATTGTGGTGAAAAGTTTTATCCAGGTTGGATTTAGTGCCTTGAAGTTCCCTTTTCCGCTTCAAGCTGTTTTAGAAACGCTTCCGTTTTTCTACATCATGGTGCTGATCCTGGCTGTCTACCTTTCGATTAAACGTTCAAGCCAAATAGACTTTATCGCCGCTATTTTTGTTTTCTTAGGAAGTGTGTTGCTTGTAGAGTATGTGTTGGTGAAGTTTAACTTCCTGCCAATAGCGGTTTACAAATACACGTTTAACTATAGAAATGGTTTTAAGAGTGGGCTTATGGCCAATGATCTTGAGGCCGGGTTGTTCTTGATCGCCTGCGCTTCGAGCGCACTCTATTATTATTTTTCAAAAAAGAAGCCAATTTTCTTATTCTTATTTATTTCTTCCAGTTTTTTGATGGTTGAAACTTTGAACAGAGCCCATTGGGTGCCATTTCTTACGGCGCTGGTTATATTGGGAGTGCTTCAAAGAAGATTTAAGGAATTAGTGGCTTGTGTATTAATTTTTGCGGGCGTTATCTTTCCCATCTCGGAAAGGACGTCTAATATGGCACCTCCGGGTGTCGAAAAAATTTGGTTAGCAAGATCCAATGGGGGGCCAGATGCATTTATTCAAGAACACTATGTGTATGCTCATGGCCGTCTTGCGAGTACAGAGTCTTTTAAGGAACGGATCGGAGCGGTTTATAGAGGGGTAGACCTATTTTTGAATTTCCCCATTTTAGGTGTTGGACCTGGTAATGTACCTAGATACATGAGCGATAGCCAAATTCCCACCAAGGTGAACATCGATACCCTGGATACTCAAAGTGGTCTGGCCTTCTATAACTTAATTAAAAGTGGAGCTCACGTCACCAATACGCATAATCTTTACGCATATTTTTTAGCGGAACATGGAATGAATTTTGTATTGCTGGTTGTCGCCTTGCTGCTATTCTTTAAGAGCGAGATGTATAAAAGTCTTTCTAAAATAGTTAAGGACCGTGACTCTATTTCCATGAGTTTGCTCATCGCTCCGCTAGCGTTCTTAGGTTACTACATGTTTCAAGCAACTCCTCCTTCGAGCATTTTACTATTTTTCCTTTGGATTTTATTATTCATAGGCAAGGTTCAAGCTGTTCGCAATTCCGAGAGTAAGACTTGA
- a CDS encoding polysaccharide biosynthesis protein: MFGEKTLLITGGTGSFGNAVLRRFLDSDIKEVRIFSRDEKKQDDLRKKYNSPKLKFYIGDVRDYVSVLSACRGVDFIFHAAALKQVPSCEFHPMEAVKTNVVGTENVLEAAISCGVSRVVCLSTDKAVYPINAMGISKALMEKVMVAKSRGLDGGRLVICGTRYGNVMASRGSVIPLFVDQIKSKKPLTITDAAMTRFMMTLDDAVDLVIHAFENGKNGDIFVQKAPAATLEVLAKALCELLDVPQHPISVIGTRHGEKLYETLLSREERVSAEEMGQYYRVSADMRDLNYDKFIEQGEIAISQSEDYNSHNTHRLNVQEMKTLLLKLDFIRAIKKNKNVAPEE, translated from the coding sequence ATTTTTGGAGAAAAAACTCTTTTAATTACGGGTGGCACAGGATCTTTCGGGAATGCAGTTCTTAGGCGTTTTTTAGATTCCGATATCAAAGAAGTGCGTATCTTTAGTCGTGATGAAAAAAAACAGGATGATCTTCGCAAGAAATATAACAGTCCTAAATTAAAATTTTACATCGGTGATGTGCGAGATTACGTCAGTGTTCTTTCTGCCTGCCGAGGCGTTGATTTCATATTTCATGCAGCCGCACTTAAGCAAGTTCCTTCATGTGAGTTCCATCCAATGGAAGCGGTTAAGACAAATGTCGTTGGTACTGAAAATGTCCTTGAGGCTGCGATCTCATGCGGAGTAAGTCGTGTTGTTTGTTTAAGTACCGATAAAGCGGTTTATCCCATTAACGCTATGGGTATTTCTAAAGCGTTAATGGAAAAGGTCATGGTGGCAAAATCTCGTGGCCTGGACGGTGGTCGTCTGGTTATATGCGGAACTCGCTATGGCAATGTGATGGCCTCTAGGGGTTCGGTGATCCCTTTGTTCGTTGATCAAATAAAATCCAAAAAACCTCTGACAATTACCGATGCAGCTATGACTCGCTTCATGATGACGTTGGACGATGCCGTTGATCTTGTAATTCATGCTTTTGAAAATGGAAAGAACGGAGATATTTTTGTCCAAAAAGCTCCTGCGGCAACTCTAGAAGTCCTAGCTAAAGCGCTTTGCGAACTTTTGGACGTTCCTCAACATCCCATTTCGGTCATTGGAACTCGTCACGGCGAAAAACTTTATGAAACGTTGTTGAGTCGAGAAGAAAGAGTTTCGGCTGAAGAAATGGGGCAGTACTATCGAGTCTCTGCCGACATGCGCGACCTAAACTATGATAAATTCATAGAGCAAGGTGAGATCGCCATTTCGCAGTCTGAAGATTATAATTCTCACAACACTCATCGCTTAAATGTTCAGGAAATGAAAACGCTGCTTTTGAAGCTAGACTTCATTCGTGCGATTAAAAAAAATAAAAACGTTGCACCAGAGGAGTAA
- a CDS encoding glycosyltransferase family 2 protein yields the protein MSGSPLVSIIINCFNGEKYLSEALDSVFAQTYNNWEIIFWDNASTDRSGEIAKSYGNRIKYFRASQTTPLGEARNLAMKEADGDLIAILDSDDIWLPHRLQKQIDVFWNSSFAVCYTSTEIISKDGTFLRKDLVNNKSGYIFEELLNQFDIAVSTLLIKRNILVEGGYEFDLEMVASEEYNLFMRMAAKHEFCVVPECLVKLRIYEGSLTGKAISRWAYEREYTLDKLKKENPGIEIKYAAAFKEAHARADYYKARYLVDLGQVSEARRILRKNIFFGPQYFVTYIILFFPLSVWQFLHRPGVRQTLVPRIIKLLKLGK from the coding sequence ATGTCTGGTTCGCCGTTGGTTAGTATAATAATAAATTGCTTTAATGGCGAAAAATACCTTTCGGAAGCTTTAGATTCTGTTTTTGCCCAGACTTACAATAACTGGGAAATCATCTTTTGGGACAATGCTTCCACTGATCGAAGCGGTGAAATTGCGAAGTCCTACGGAAATCGTATTAAATATTTTCGCGCGTCCCAAACTACACCATTAGGAGAGGCGCGAAACTTAGCGATGAAAGAGGCTGACGGCGATCTCATTGCTATCTTGGATTCGGATGATATCTGGCTTCCACATCGTCTTCAAAAACAAATTGACGTGTTTTGGAACTCCAGCTTCGCCGTATGCTATACCAGCACAGAAATCATTTCTAAAGACGGAACTTTTTTACGCAAAGACTTGGTCAACAATAAGTCAGGTTATATTTTCGAGGAATTACTTAACCAATTTGATATTGCCGTTTCAACTCTGTTGATTAAAAGAAATATCTTGGTCGAAGGTGGTTATGAGTTCGATTTAGAGATGGTCGCTTCGGAAGAATACAATTTATTTATGCGTATGGCTGCGAAACATGAGTTTTGTGTTGTGCCGGAGTGTTTAGTGAAGCTAAGAATTTATGAAGGGTCTTTGACTGGAAAAGCCATTTCCCGATGGGCGTATGAACGCGAGTACACCCTAGATAAGCTTAAAAAAGAAAATCCTGGAATTGAGATTAAATACGCTGCCGCCTTTAAAGAAGCACATGCACGAGCTGATTATTATAAAGCTCGTTACCTGGTTGACCTTGGCCAAGTTAGCGAGGCGAGAAGAATTCTAAGGAAAAATATTTTTTTCGGACCTCAATATTTTGTGACTTATATAATTCTTTTTTTTCCGCTCTCTGTTTGGCAGTTTCTGCACCGACCAGGGGTTAGACAGACCCTTGTGCCGCGGATTATTAAGCTTTTAAAACTTGGTAAATAG
- the wbjC gene encoding UDP-2-acetamido-2,6-beta-L-arabino-hexul-4-ose reductase: protein MKVLVTGSKGFIAKNLILRLRELKKYEILEYHKGSSLEELKDLVAQADFIFHLAGVNRPQQEKDFHEGNFSLTEKILNVRYNLGLKSPIVFSSSIQAELENPYGKSKKAAEEILLQNEKSYVFRLPNVFGKWSRPNYNSVVATFCHNIANDLPISINDRSTVLRLIYIDDVVTEFISLLISHETGHLRDSRIIEAKPVYTITLGELADTIKAFKESRQTLITERVGQGITRALHATYLSFLKPGQFTYEVPRYEDPRGVFVEMLKTKDSGQFSFFTAHPGITRGGHYHHTKTEKFLVIKGKARYKFLHMDTQETCEVVVDSSKESPILETIPGWSHDITNIGEDELVVMLWANEIFDRQNPDTIAHKV, encoded by the coding sequence GTGAAGGTTCTTGTCACTGGATCAAAAGGATTTATCGCCAAAAATTTGATTTTGAGGCTGCGTGAGCTGAAGAAATACGAAATTCTTGAGTATCATAAAGGATCGTCGTTAGAAGAATTGAAGGATCTTGTCGCCCAAGCTGATTTCATTTTTCATTTAGCTGGTGTGAATCGTCCGCAACAAGAAAAGGATTTTCATGAAGGCAATTTTTCTTTAACAGAAAAAATCTTGAATGTAAGGTATAACCTGGGTTTAAAGTCACCTATCGTCTTTTCTTCATCTATCCAGGCAGAGCTCGAGAATCCTTACGGGAAGTCAAAAAAGGCTGCGGAGGAGATCCTTTTACAGAACGAAAAATCCTACGTATTTCGTTTGCCTAATGTATTTGGAAAGTGGAGTCGTCCGAATTATAACTCCGTTGTTGCGACATTCTGCCATAATATCGCGAACGATCTGCCTATTTCGATCAATGACCGAAGCACCGTATTGCGACTTATTTATATTGATGATGTGGTCACGGAATTTATCTCTTTATTGATTTCCCATGAAACGGGGCACTTACGAGATTCGAGAATTATTGAGGCGAAACCTGTTTATACCATTACTCTCGGTGAGTTGGCAGATACGATTAAGGCCTTTAAGGAAAGTCGTCAGACACTCATCACCGAACGTGTGGGCCAAGGAATTACCAGAGCTCTTCATGCGACGTATTTAAGCTTTTTGAAACCCGGGCAGTTTACCTATGAGGTTCCTCGTTATGAAGATCCTCGGGGTGTTTTTGTTGAAATGTTAAAAACTAAAGATTCCGGACAGTTTTCTTTTTTTACCGCACATCCAGGTATTACTCGGGGTGGGCATTACCATCACACGAAGACAGAGAAGTTTTTGGTTATTAAAGGGAAAGCTCGATATAAGTTTTTGCATATGGATACTCAAGAGACTTGCGAAGTTGTTGTTGATAGCTCCAAAGAATCGCCGATTTTAGAAACTATACCTGGCTGGTCTCATGACATTACAAATATCGGTGAAGACGAATTAGTTGTGATGTTATGGGCAAACGAGATTTTCGATCGCCAAAATCCAGATACCATTGCACATAAGGTTTGA
- a CDS encoding glycosyltransferase family 1 protein has product MERLKNKVIFFCFPYREVGGVSLLFLRMAEYLAGKIPNEIYIVDYADGYMATHRKSAQVKLLEYKDDLEVVIPDNGILVLQAMTPWSIYSSLRPLDGCKLFFWNCYPYNLVPAIPGLRNWLHGSETRIIFFLNSILFAYKLRVVRFLKLLLKYDAIAFMDRVNLDTTERIFGVNCDKREYLPVTLQGVDEICDLEVRNVRSPLRAAWIGRIADFKVHILLYTMRKMAHLAMEQERVIEFTVVGRGEYLYLIQEANLENNFFKVRYISELTTSEVEKFLRDEVDVLFAMGTSALEGARMGVPTVLLDISYVPITGDYVYQFLFEQDGYVLGDVINGNSFTSGNQSLSKVIAALDQNYALLCKKSYNYFEKNHSIDSAAEKLIDCLERDKLAFSVLKGHKVLSQPLSYRLLRYLRARV; this is encoded by the coding sequence GTGGAACGATTAAAGAATAAGGTGATATTTTTTTGTTTTCCTTACCGAGAGGTGGGCGGGGTTTCTTTGCTCTTTTTAAGAATGGCAGAGTATCTTGCAGGGAAAATTCCCAACGAAATTTATATTGTCGATTATGCTGATGGATATATGGCGACACACCGTAAGTCTGCACAGGTGAAGCTGCTTGAATATAAAGATGATCTTGAGGTTGTAATTCCTGACAACGGTATTTTGGTGCTGCAAGCAATGACACCTTGGTCGATTTACTCTTCCTTGCGGCCTTTAGACGGCTGTAAGCTCTTTTTTTGGAATTGTTACCCTTATAACCTTGTGCCGGCCATCCCGGGCTTGCGGAACTGGCTTCATGGTTCCGAAACGCGAATCATTTTCTTTCTGAACAGTATTTTATTCGCCTATAAATTACGTGTGGTCCGATTTTTAAAATTACTTTTGAAGTATGACGCCATCGCATTTATGGATCGGGTGAATCTGGATACCACCGAGCGAATTTTTGGTGTGAACTGTGATAAAAGAGAATATCTACCCGTGACTCTCCAGGGCGTAGACGAAATTTGCGATTTAGAAGTCCGCAACGTGAGGTCTCCGCTGCGAGCTGCGTGGATAGGTCGTATCGCGGACTTCAAAGTTCATATTTTATTATACACAATGCGCAAAATGGCCCATTTAGCTATGGAACAAGAGCGGGTTATTGAGTTCACGGTTGTGGGGCGCGGCGAATATCTATATCTCATTCAAGAAGCAAATTTAGAAAATAACTTTTTTAAAGTTCGCTATATCTCTGAGTTGACAACCAGCGAGGTTGAAAAGTTCCTTCGGGACGAGGTCGATGTTTTATTCGCCATGGGAACTTCCGCCTTAGAAGGTGCACGCATGGGTGTTCCGACGGTGCTTTTAGATATTTCCTACGTTCCCATAACAGGGGATTACGTTTATCAGTTTTTATTTGAGCAGGATGGATATGTCCTTGGGGACGTGATAAATGGAAATAGCTTTACGAGTGGTAACCAGAGTTTGAGTAAAGTTATAGCGGCCCTGGATCAGAACTACGCCCTGCTGTGTAAAAAAAGCTATAACTACTTCGAAAAAAACCATTCGATAGATTCCGCTGCAGAAAAATTAATTGATTGTCTGGAGAGGGATAAATTGGCATTCTCCGTTCTTAAGGGGCACAAGGTTTTATCTCAGCCTCTAAGTTATAGATTACTAAGGTATTTAAGAGCGCGCGTCTGA